Proteins co-encoded in one Streptomyces sp. JH34 genomic window:
- a CDS encoding ABC transporter permease, with amino-acid sequence MVSQTAAPPAQADTASPALLPVYEPGELAALAARHGLTVSGARPTLGEYVRQLWGRRHFITAFATAKLTAQYSQAKLGQIWQIMTPLLNATVYYFIFGVLMNTKHGVADFVPFLVTGVFIWTFTASSITAGTRAISGNTGLVRALHFPRASLPIALAIQQLQQLLFSLGALVLILLVFGQYPQPSWLLAIPALMLQALFNTGLSMVMARLAAKTPDIAQLTPFILRTWMYASGVMWSLDTLLSADRVPRLVLLALECNPAAVYIDLMRYALIDSFSGTQLPPHVWAVATGWALVCGIGGFVYFWKAEERYGRG; translated from the coding sequence GTGGTGAGTCAGACAGCAGCGCCGCCGGCCCAGGCGGACACCGCATCACCCGCCCTCCTCCCCGTGTACGAACCCGGCGAGCTGGCCGCGCTCGCGGCCCGGCACGGTCTGACCGTCAGCGGGGCACGGCCGACGCTCGGTGAGTACGTCCGGCAGCTCTGGGGGCGCAGGCACTTCATCACGGCCTTCGCCACGGCGAAGCTGACCGCGCAGTACAGCCAGGCGAAGCTGGGCCAGATCTGGCAGATCATGACCCCGCTGCTCAACGCGACGGTCTACTACTTCATCTTCGGCGTCCTGATGAACACCAAGCACGGGGTGGCCGACTTCGTGCCCTTCCTCGTCACCGGCGTCTTCATCTGGACCTTCACCGCCAGCTCGATCACGGCCGGAACCCGGGCCATCAGCGGCAACACCGGACTCGTCCGGGCCCTGCACTTCCCCCGGGCGTCCCTGCCGATCGCCCTGGCCATCCAGCAGCTCCAGCAACTGCTGTTCTCCCTGGGCGCGCTGGTCCTGATCCTGCTGGTGTTCGGCCAGTACCCGCAGCCCTCCTGGCTGCTGGCGATCCCCGCGCTCATGCTCCAGGCCCTGTTCAACACCGGGCTCTCGATGGTCATGGCCAGGCTGGCGGCCAAGACCCCCGACATCGCCCAGCTGACCCCCTTCATCCTGCGCACCTGGATGTACGCGTCCGGCGTCATGTGGAGCCTGGACACCCTGCTCTCCGCCGACCGCGTCCCGCGGCTCGTCCTGCTGGCCCTGGAGTGCAACCCGGCAGCCGTGTACATCGACCTGATGCGCTACGCCCTGATCGACAGCTTCTCCGGCACGCAGCTGCCCCCGCACGTGTGGGCCGTCGCGACGGGCTGGGCACTCGTCTGCGGCATCGGCGGATTCGTGTACTTCTGGAAGGCCGAGGAGAGGTACGGACGTGGCTGA
- a CDS encoding TetR/AcrR family transcriptional regulator: MTTERRTGRRTPAGAAVLREDVTDAIRGAVFEELAAVGFARMSIEGIARRAGVGKTAVYRRWKSKLHLVLDLVAAVAAQGMPAPVTGSLYGDVRAVLELAAYALRHPVASQVIPDLLVEAARNPEISDAIKAALLDQQQGVAAVVVRAAVARGELPEGSDPDRALDLIVGPLYWRLVVVRGDLPKGYLDDLAASAVRALKA, translated from the coding sequence ATGACCACCGAACGGCGAACCGGGCGCCGCACCCCGGCAGGTGCCGCGGTGCTGCGCGAGGACGTCACCGACGCGATCCGCGGCGCCGTCTTCGAGGAGCTGGCCGCCGTGGGATTCGCGCGGATGTCGATCGAGGGCATCGCCCGGCGCGCGGGGGTGGGCAAGACCGCCGTCTACCGCCGCTGGAAGTCCAAGCTCCACCTCGTCCTCGACCTGGTCGCGGCGGTCGCCGCGCAGGGCATGCCCGCGCCCGTGACGGGTTCGCTGTACGGGGACGTGCGCGCCGTCCTGGAACTGGCCGCGTACGCCCTCCGCCACCCCGTGGCCTCGCAGGTGATCCCCGACCTGCTGGTCGAGGCGGCCCGCAACCCGGAGATCTCCGACGCCATCAAGGCCGCCCTGCTCGACCAGCAGCAGGGGGTGGCCGCCGTGGTCGTACGGGCCGCGGTGGCGCGGGGCGAACTGCCCGAGGGCAGCGACCCCGACCGGGCGCTGGACCTGATCGTCGGACCGCTCTACTGGCGCCTCGTCGTGGTCCGCGGCGATCTCCCCAAGGGGTACCTCGACGACCTCGCGGCGTCGGCGGTCCGCGCTCTCAAGGCCTGA